A stretch of Roseibium porphyridii DNA encodes these proteins:
- a CDS encoding beta-ketoacyl-ACP synthase III gives MSVIRSTVTGCGSFLPEKILTNDDLSKMVDTSDDWIVQRTGIKQRHVAAEGQVTSDLALGAAKRALEHAGLDAQDIDTIILATATPDNTFPATAVTVQSGLGIYHGAAFDVHAVCSGFVYALTTADAYIRSGMAKRCLVIGAETFSRILDWTDRTTCVLFGDGAGAVVVEAAESTGSNADRGILTSHLRSDGRHKEKLFVDGGPSATQTVGHLRMEGREVFKHAVGMITDVIEDAYKATGLSSEDLDWFIPHQANKRIIDASAKKLNIAPEKVVTTVQLHGNTSAASIPLALDTAVRDGRVKKNDLLMLEAMGGGFTWGSVLLRW, from the coding sequence GTGAGCGTGATCCGTTCGACCGTGACCGGCTGTGGCAGTTTCCTGCCGGAAAAGATCCTGACCAATGACGACCTTTCGAAGATGGTCGATACTTCAGATGATTGGATCGTGCAGCGTACCGGCATCAAACAACGGCACGTGGCGGCCGAAGGGCAGGTGACATCAGACCTAGCGCTGGGTGCAGCAAAAAGAGCGCTTGAGCATGCTGGTCTTGATGCCCAGGACATCGACACGATCATTCTTGCAACCGCAACACCCGACAACACGTTTCCTGCGACGGCAGTGACCGTTCAAAGCGGTCTTGGCATTTACCACGGCGCTGCCTTTGACGTTCATGCCGTCTGTTCGGGGTTCGTCTATGCCCTAACAACGGCCGATGCCTATATCCGGTCCGGCATGGCAAAGCGGTGTCTTGTGATAGGTGCGGAAACGTTTTCCAGGATACTTGATTGGACCGACCGCACGACCTGCGTGCTCTTTGGCGACGGAGCGGGCGCTGTTGTTGTCGAAGCAGCGGAGAGCACCGGATCCAACGCGGATCGCGGAATTCTGACTTCGCACTTGCGCTCAGATGGTCGGCACAAGGAAAAGCTGTTTGTCGATGGAGGGCCTTCGGCAACCCAAACGGTTGGCCATTTGCGCATGGAAGGCCGGGAAGTCTTTAAACATGCGGTTGGCATGATCACCGATGTGATCGAAGACGCTTACAAGGCGACCGGGCTGTCCTCTGAAGATCTGGACTGGTTCATTCCCCATCAGGCCAACAAGCGCATCATTGACGCTAGTGCGAAAAAACTGAACATCGCGCCTGAGAAAGTGGTGACCACGGTTCAGCTGCACGGCAACACGTCTGCTGCCTCCATACCACTTGCCCTGGATACGGCCGTCAGGGACGGACGTGTCAAAAAGAACGATCTTTTGATGTTGGAGGCGATGGGCGGCGGATTTACGTGGGGTTCGGTCCTGCTGCGCTGGTAG
- the plsX gene encoding phosphate acyltransferase PlsX, giving the protein MAKTIPISLDAMGGDNGAEVVIPGAEIALVRHPDIHFILYGNEKVIGPLLEEYPRVRDASTFHHCDVSIAMDTKPSQALRQGRWRSSMWRSIEAVKQGEASVAVSAGNTGALMAMSKFCLRTMANIERPAIAAIWPTTRGESVVLDVGATIGADAQQLIDFAILGGAMARALFGVQRPSVGLLNIGVEEVKGLEEVRTAGRLLRETPLRSLEYAGFVEGDDLGKGTVDVVVTEGFAGNIALKTAEGTAKQIGSYLRSAMNRTFMSKIGYLFAKGAFDLLREKMDPRKVNGGVFLGLNGIVIKSHGGTDAEGYASAIDLAYDMVKNELTHKIAQDLVHYHRGRFAEAGPTSEGDL; this is encoded by the coding sequence ATGGCGAAAACTATACCGATTTCCCTGGACGCCATGGGCGGCGATAACGGGGCCGAGGTTGTCATTCCCGGCGCTGAGATCGCGCTTGTCAGGCATCCTGACATTCATTTCATCCTGTATGGCAATGAAAAGGTCATCGGTCCGCTTCTCGAAGAGTATCCGCGTGTTCGCGACGCTTCGACTTTTCACCATTGCGACGTTTCCATCGCCATGGACACAAAGCCAAGCCAGGCGCTGCGTCAGGGGCGCTGGAGGTCTTCCATGTGGCGGTCGATCGAGGCCGTCAAACAGGGTGAAGCCTCGGTCGCCGTGTCTGCCGGAAATACCGGTGCGCTGATGGCAATGTCCAAGTTCTGCCTGCGCACCATGGCAAACATCGAGCGGCCCGCAATTGCCGCGATTTGGCCGACGACACGCGGTGAATCCGTTGTGCTGGATGTGGGGGCCACGATTGGCGCTGATGCGCAACAGCTCATCGACTTTGCTATTCTGGGCGGCGCAATGGCGCGCGCCCTGTTCGGTGTGCAACGACCAAGCGTCGGCCTTCTCAATATCGGTGTCGAAGAGGTGAAAGGGCTGGAAGAGGTCCGCACCGCTGGCCGATTGTTGCGCGAAACGCCTCTGCGTTCACTCGAATACGCCGGTTTCGTCGAAGGCGATGACCTCGGAAAAGGGACCGTGGATGTCGTGGTAACCGAAGGCTTTGCCGGCAACATCGCATTGAAGACGGCAGAAGGCACGGCCAAGCAGATCGGCAGTTACTTGCGTTCGGCGATGAATCGGACCTTTATGTCCAAAATTGGTTATCTCTTCGCCAAAGGCGCCTTTGATTTGCTGCGTGAGAAAATGGATCCGCGCAAGGTCAATGGCGGCGTGTTCCTGGGATTGAACGGCATTGTGATCAAAAGCCATGGCGGTACGGATGCCGAGGGCTATGCCTCGGCAATCGATTTGGCCTATGACATGGTCAAAAATGAACTGACGCACAAGATCGCTCAGGATCTAGTGCATTACCATCGGGGCCGCTTCGCAGAAGCCGGGCCGACATCGGAAGGTGATTTGTGA
- a CDS encoding YceD family protein — MMAQNTFPYSFKVNASKVVDKDQLVVVEPDQAALAAIAKTYELDGIDTLKADFTLKPYRKAGLRVIGPISATVTQTCVVTLEPFQSSLKLDVDRTFEPHSTRPRKIRDLNDEGEIEIDLESLDPPDVIEDGVLDLGGVICEELALSLDPFPRRPGAEFETGEEEAPDEGKRAEEKPSPFAALQALKENPADK; from the coding sequence ATGATGGCACAGAACACTTTTCCCTATTCCTTCAAGGTCAATGCAAGCAAAGTGGTCGACAAGGACCAGTTGGTGGTCGTGGAGCCGGATCAAGCCGCGTTGGCTGCAATAGCGAAAACCTATGAACTGGATGGGATCGATACACTCAAGGCTGACTTCACGCTCAAGCCCTACAGAAAAGCTGGATTGCGCGTGATCGGGCCGATATCGGCAACTGTGACGCAAACCTGTGTGGTAACGCTTGAGCCCTTCCAAAGCAGCCTCAAACTGGACGTGGACCGAACTTTCGAGCCACACTCGACCAGGCCACGCAAGATCCGAGATCTGAATGATGAGGGCGAGATCGAAATAGATTTGGAATCGCTCGATCCGCCTGACGTAATCGAGGACGGCGTGCTTGATCTGGGTGGGGTCATCTGTGAGGAACTTGCATTGTCGCTGGATCCCTTTCCGCGTCGTCCTGGCGCAGAGTTCGAAACCGGGGAGGAAGAGGCCCCAGACGAGGGTAAGCGGGCAGAGGAAAAACCCTCTCCATTTGCCGCGCTTCAGGCACTGAAGGAAAACCCGGCCGACAAATGA
- a CDS encoding ubiquinol-cytochrome C chaperone family protein: MLFGLFRRRSRDAEHKVYCEIVAQARQPVFYSGLLVPDTVDGRFDMIVVHAVLYFRRMRGEGANVAEFAQNVFDLFFQDMDASLREMGVSDTRVPKKVKVMGEAFYGRADAYISAIDSDNVAELADAIGRNIFTDDAQPIAQKRLAAYILEAARLLNDQSAQDLMRTNIRWPDPNAFKTLPV; the protein is encoded by the coding sequence ATGCTTTTTGGGCTGTTTCGCCGCCGATCCCGTGATGCCGAGCACAAGGTTTATTGTGAAATCGTGGCTCAAGCGCGGCAACCGGTCTTTTATTCGGGGTTACTTGTTCCCGATACTGTGGATGGCCGGTTTGACATGATTGTTGTTCATGCAGTGCTTTATTTCCGTCGTATGCGGGGCGAGGGCGCCAATGTTGCTGAGTTTGCGCAAAACGTCTTTGACTTGTTTTTTCAGGATATGGATGCGTCCCTGAGAGAGATGGGCGTCAGCGACACACGCGTTCCCAAAAAAGTGAAGGTGATGGGGGAGGCCTTCTATGGTCGGGCAGACGCTTACATCTCCGCTATTGATAGCGACAATGTTGCTGAACTCGCAGACGCTATCGGGCGCAATATCTTTACCGATGATGCGCAACCTATCGCGCAAAAGAGGCTTGCTGCCTATATTCTGGAGGCTGCGAGACTGTTAAACGATCAATCGGCGCAGGATCTCATGCGCACCAATATTCGCTGGCCCGATCCAAATGCTTTCAAGACGTTGCCAGTCTGA
- a CDS encoding outer membrane protein assembly factor BamE, whose protein sequence is MNFKAGALILPLLVTLPLGGCFTTTYTHGHVITSDMMSQVQVGSSREQVELVLGSPSTTSSLAGDAYYYISQKTATTAFMAPDIVEQRVVAVYFDEDGFVKDMGNYSLEDGKIVDIVTRKTRTGGADYGFLTQILRGATNPNFSL, encoded by the coding sequence ATGAACTTCAAGGCAGGCGCCCTGATCCTACCGCTTCTTGTAACACTGCCGCTCGGCGGATGTTTCACGACCACCTACACGCATGGTCATGTCATCACAAGCGACATGATGAGCCAGGTGCAGGTCGGCTCCAGCCGCGAGCAGGTAGAACTGGTCCTCGGCTCACCCTCCACAACATCAAGCCTTGCGGGTGATGCCTATTATTACATTTCCCAGAAGACCGCGACCACGGCCTTCATGGCCCCTGATATCGTCGAGCAGCGCGTCGTTGCAGTCTATTTCGATGAGGACGGCTTCGTGAAGGACATGGGCAACTACTCTCTTGAAGACGGCAAGATCGTCGATATCGTGACCCGCAAAACGCGGACAGGCGGTGCCGACTACGGCTTCCTGACCCAGATCCTGCGCGGCGCGACCAACCCGAATTTCAGTCTCTGA
- a CDS encoding sodium-translocating pyrophosphatase, giving the protein MIELVVIIICGLLSIAYGAWAIQSVMAADAGNARMQEIAGAIQEGASAYLNRQYTTIAIVGAVVFVLAWILLSGPAAIGFAIGAVLSGAAGYIGMMVSVRANVRTAQAASQSLGAGLEIAFKAGAVTGLLVAGLALLGVAVYFTILTGPMGYEASDRTVIDALVALGFGASLISIFARLGGGIFTKGADVGGDLVGKVEAGIPEDDPRNPATIADNVGDNVGDCAGMAADLFETYAVTVVATMVLASIFFTGAEAVELMLLPLLIGASCVVTSIIGTFFVKLGENNSIMGALYKGFIATSVLSAVALAVIIFGWLGGSTEYTTSGGTTFSGFDLFVCGVVGLIVTGLIIWVTEYYTGTEYRPVKSIAQASVTGHGTNVIQGLAVSLEATALPAIIIIAGILVTFSFAGLFGIAIAVTTMLALAGMVVALDAFGPVTDNAGGIAEMADLPAEVRTTTDALDAVGNTTKAVTKGYAIGSAGLGALVLFAAYTEDLKFFSANAEEGSIFYGIDVSTLFTLSNPYVVAGLLFGGLLPYLFGGISMTAVGRAAGAVVEEVRSQFKEKPGIMQGTERPDYGRAVDMLTKAAIREMIIPSLLPVLSPIVVFFVVRAVATPADAFAALGAMLLGVIVTGLFVAISMTAGGGAWDNAKKSFEDGFTDKDGVTHEKGGEAHKASVTGDTVGDPYKDTAGPAVNPMIKITNIMALLLLAILAH; this is encoded by the coding sequence ATGATCGAGCTTGTCGTCATCATTATTTGTGGCCTCTTGTCCATCGCTTATGGCGCATGGGCCATTCAGTCCGTTATGGCGGCGGACGCGGGAAATGCCCGTATGCAGGAGATCGCGGGAGCGATCCAGGAAGGAGCCAGCGCATATCTCAACAGGCAATACACCACGATCGCGATCGTTGGTGCTGTTGTTTTCGTACTTGCTTGGATACTGCTTTCCGGGCCTGCGGCTATAGGGTTCGCCATTGGCGCTGTCCTCTCCGGCGCAGCCGGTTACATCGGCATGATGGTTTCCGTGCGGGCGAATGTCCGCACTGCGCAAGCAGCCAGCCAAAGCCTTGGGGCAGGGTTGGAAATTGCGTTCAAGGCCGGTGCCGTCACCGGCCTTTTGGTTGCCGGCCTCGCGCTTTTGGGCGTTGCCGTCTACTTTACAATACTGACTGGGCCCATGGGCTACGAGGCGTCCGACAGAACCGTGATCGACGCTCTGGTGGCTCTTGGCTTCGGGGCTTCTCTCATCTCGATCTTTGCACGTCTCGGCGGTGGTATCTTTACCAAGGGTGCTGATGTTGGCGGTGACCTTGTCGGTAAGGTCGAAGCCGGTATCCCGGAGGATGACCCCCGCAACCCGGCGACCATTGCGGACAACGTCGGTGACAATGTCGGCGACTGTGCCGGCATGGCCGCCGATCTGTTCGAAACCTATGCGGTGACAGTTGTCGCCACAATGGTTCTGGCATCGATCTTCTTTACCGGCGCTGAGGCGGTTGAGCTGATGCTGTTGCCGCTTCTTATTGGCGCCAGCTGCGTGGTCACTTCCATAATCGGGACGTTCTTCGTCAAGCTTGGCGAAAACAATTCGATCATGGGTGCTCTCTACAAGGGCTTTATTGCGACTTCGGTTTTGTCCGCAGTCGCACTTGCGGTGATCATTTTCGGCTGGCTCGGCGGCAGCACCGAATACACAACCTCAGGCGGAACAACCTTCTCGGGCTTTGATCTGTTCGTGTGCGGCGTTGTTGGGCTGATTGTGACCGGTCTGATCATCTGGGTGACGGAGTATTACACCGGCACCGAGTACCGCCCGGTGAAATCCATCGCGCAGGCGTCGGTTACAGGTCATGGCACCAATGTCATCCAAGGGCTTGCTGTTTCGCTCGAGGCAACAGCCCTTCCGGCAATCATCATCATTGCCGGCATATTGGTGACATTCTCCTTCGCTGGGCTGTTTGGCATCGCAATCGCGGTGACCACAATGCTTGCGCTTGCAGGCATGGTTGTTGCCCTGGATGCATTCGGCCCGGTAACGGACAATGCTGGCGGTATTGCCGAAATGGCAGACTTGCCTGCTGAAGTCCGTACAACGACGGACGCGCTCGACGCTGTGGGCAACACCACAAAGGCTGTCACCAAGGGCTACGCAATCGGTTCTGCCGGTCTCGGTGCCCTGGTGCTGTTTGCTGCCTACACGGAAGATCTGAAATTCTTCTCTGCCAATGCGGAAGAAGGGTCGATCTTCTACGGCATCGATGTCAGCACACTGTTCACGCTCTCCAACCCTTATGTCGTCGCCGGCCTTCTGTTCGGTGGACTGCTGCCCTATCTCTTCGGCGGCATTTCGATGACCGCTGTGGGTCGGGCAGCCGGGGCTGTTGTGGAAGAAGTCCGCAGCCAGTTCAAGGAAAAGCCCGGCATCATGCAGGGTACAGAGCGACCGGACTATGGCCGGGCAGTGGACATGCTCACCAAGGCAGCCATTCGGGAAATGATCATTCCTTCGCTGCTTCCCGTGCTGTCACCGATCGTGGTCTTCTTCGTGGTGCGCGCGGTTGCCACCCCGGCGGATGCATTTGCAGCCCTCGGCGCCATGCTGCTTGGTGTGATCGTCACCGGTCTGTTCGTGGCGATATCCATGACCGCAGGTGGCGGTGCATGGGACAACGCCAAGAAGTCGTTTGAAGACGGCTTCACCGACAAGGACGGCGTGACCCATGAAAAGGGTGGTGAAGCGCACAAGGCATCGGTGACCGGCGATACAGTTGGCGATCCTTACAAGGACACTGCCGGCCCGGCGGTGAACCCGATGATCAAGATCACCAACATCATGGCGCTGTTGCTGTTGGCGATCCTCGCACACTGA
- a CDS encoding MFS transporter — MNAALTDTFVDDRLAKRNALLLALAQAVGGASASIVIATGPLVGYMMLDEDKSLATLPVSTMVLGTAFGTIPAGMIMRRYGRRAGFAGASLIGVLAGLLASFAVFRDSFLLFSLACCLGGFTGAFVQQYRFAAADTASNAFKPKAISWVLAGGVLAGIVGPQTVIATKDLFSPILFAGTYLAQAGLALVAFVLVLFIKIPKPPRISHAQAGGRPLLEIMAQRRFIVAAACGICSYALMSLVMTATPLAMIACGLTETDAALGIQWHVLAMFGPSFFTGSLIARYGKERIVSIGLALLAGCSIVALMGIELAHFWTALVLLGLGWNFGFIGATAMLTDAYRPEERNMVQAVNDFLVFGFVAAASFSSGALLNAFGWGTVNILVFPFVALCLGLLGWLAWAERKEVTTA; from the coding sequence ATGAACGCCGCTCTGACGGATACCTTTGTTGATGACCGATTGGCCAAGCGCAATGCGTTGTTGCTTGCCCTTGCACAGGCCGTCGGAGGCGCTTCAGCTTCAATCGTGATCGCAACGGGTCCGCTTGTTGGGTACATGATGCTGGACGAGGACAAATCCCTTGCGACCTTGCCCGTTTCAACCATGGTTCTTGGCACGGCGTTCGGTACCATTCCTGCCGGCATGATCATGCGGCGTTACGGGCGTCGTGCAGGCTTTGCGGGCGCGTCTCTTATCGGTGTCCTTGCAGGTCTCCTGGCCTCTTTCGCAGTCTTCAGGGACAGTTTCCTGCTGTTTTCTCTGGCCTGTTGCCTGGGTGGCTTTACCGGAGCATTCGTCCAGCAATACAGGTTCGCCGCCGCAGATACGGCAAGCAATGCCTTCAAACCCAAAGCGATTTCCTGGGTGTTGGCAGGTGGTGTTCTTGCCGGCATTGTCGGTCCCCAAACCGTGATTGCCACCAAGGATCTTTTCTCACCTATTCTTTTTGCCGGGACTTATCTTGCTCAGGCGGGTCTTGCGCTTGTTGCCTTTGTCCTGGTCCTGTTTATCAAGATCCCCAAACCGCCCCGGATCAGTCATGCCCAGGCTGGCGGTCGTCCGCTGCTTGAGATCATGGCACAGCGCCGCTTCATAGTCGCCGCAGCCTGCGGGATCTGTTCCTATGCTCTAATGAGCCTTGTAATGACGGCAACGCCCCTTGCCATGATCGCTTGTGGCCTGACCGAGACAGACGCGGCGCTTGGCATCCAGTGGCACGTGTTGGCGATGTTCGGCCCGAGTTTTTTCACCGGCAGTTTGATTGCACGTTACGGCAAGGAAAGGATCGTTTCCATTGGTCTGGCGCTTCTTGCCGGGTGTTCAATCGTTGCGCTGATGGGTATTGAACTGGCGCATTTCTGGACTGCTCTTGTCCTCTTGGGTTTGGGCTGGAACTTCGGCTTCATAGGCGCAACTGCTATGCTGACGGATGCATACCGACCCGAAGAGCGCAATATGGTTCAGGCGGTAAACGACTTTCTGGTGTTCGGATTCGTGGCTGCAGCGTCGTTTTCCTCCGGTGCACTTCTCAATGCCTTCGGCTGGGGCACTGTCAATATTCTGGTCTTTCCGTTTGTGGCACTTTGTCTCGGTTTGTTGGGCTGGCTCGCTTGGGCTGAAAGAAAAGAAGTTACAACCGCTTAA
- the thiL gene encoding thiamine-phosphate kinase produces the protein MVADRPGEFDLIREFFAPLAKDPGSLGLTDDAAVLTVRAGHDLVLTKDMLAADIHFFSQDPPEAIAAKALRVNLSDLAAKGAKPRGYMMGLALPSDWSPDWLEGFCAGLADDQKAYGFDLLGGDTIRSFGGLLVSITALGEVPCGKAVRRSGAQPGDLLFVTGTIGDAAAGLQLRFDPAFGQDRTLSAADEQYLRDRYLLPRPRTTLAPLLLEYANAAMDISDGLIADCGHLASASEVDIVLDLDKVPVSHAIAKINANSQDDFLRCVDGGDDYEILTCVSEANAEQFSKHATAVGCPLTLIGRVDQGTGIVTVTKKGTPIHMDELGGFRHF, from the coding sequence ATGGTTGCGGATCGGCCTGGCGAGTTTGATCTCATCAGGGAGTTTTTCGCTCCGCTGGCAAAAGATCCGGGAAGCCTGGGCCTGACCGACGATGCGGCCGTGCTGACAGTGCGCGCAGGGCATGATCTTGTGCTTACCAAAGACATGCTTGCCGCAGATATTCATTTCTTTTCGCAAGATCCGCCGGAAGCAATCGCTGCAAAAGCGTTGAGGGTCAATCTTTCTGATTTGGCCGCAAAAGGGGCAAAACCCCGCGGCTACATGATGGGCCTGGCCCTGCCGTCCGACTGGTCACCCGACTGGTTGGAAGGTTTTTGCGCTGGGTTGGCCGACGATCAGAAGGCATATGGCTTCGATCTCCTGGGTGGAGACACGATCCGCTCTTTCGGCGGATTGCTTGTTTCCATCACAGCACTGGGTGAGGTGCCTTGCGGAAAGGCTGTTCGCCGCTCGGGCGCGCAGCCGGGTGACCTTCTTTTTGTCACCGGTACGATTGGTGATGCAGCCGCTGGACTTCAGCTGCGGTTCGACCCGGCGTTTGGGCAAGACCGCACACTATCTGCTGCCGATGAGCAATATCTTCGTGATCGTTATTTGCTGCCCAGACCGAGGACAACCTTGGCTCCCCTTCTGCTTGAATATGCAAATGCAGCCATGGACATTTCAGATGGCTTGATTGCCGATTGTGGTCATTTGGCAAGCGCGTCCGAGGTCGACATCGTGCTTGATTTGGACAAGGTTCCGGTATCGCACGCGATTGCGAAGATTAACGCAAACTCGCAAGACGATTTCCTGCGCTGCGTTGACGGGGGCGACGACTACGAAATCCTTACATGTGTTTCTGAAGCAAATGCCGAGCAGTTTTCAAAGCATGCCACTGCCGTGGGCTGTCCTTTGACCCTGATTGGACGTGTCGATCAGGGAACGGGGATTGTTACCGTGACAAAAAAGGGAACGCCAATTCACATGGATGAATTGGGTGGTTTCCGCCATTTTTAA
- the nusB gene encoding transcription antitermination factor NusB, translating to MTGKADPENPAAKTVRPANKRGVARLAAVQALYQMDVGGAPLTSVISEFTAFRLGKEIDGEQYRDADEQWFKQIVAGVVEDQKFLDPFIHTALTEDWPLKRIDSLLRAILRSGSYELLRRKDVPPKVIISEYIDVAKAFFEDDEPGLVNGVLDRLAHELRDAELGDKKADGAA from the coding sequence ATGACCGGAAAGGCTGACCCGGAAAACCCGGCTGCCAAAACTGTGCGCCCTGCAAACAAACGGGGTGTTGCCCGCTTGGCTGCTGTCCAGGCTCTGTACCAGATGGATGTGGGTGGCGCGCCACTTACCAGTGTGATCAGCGAATTCACGGCTTTTCGTCTGGGAAAGGAAATTGACGGAGAGCAGTACCGTGATGCCGATGAACAGTGGTTCAAGCAAATCGTTGCCGGTGTCGTTGAAGACCAGAAGTTCCTAGATCCTTTCATCCACACAGCGCTCACGGAAGACTGGCCGCTCAAGCGCATCGACAGTCTTTTGCGCGCTATCTTGCGGTCGGGGTCATATGAGCTGCTGCGCCGGAAAGATGTTCCTCCTAAAGTGATCATTTCTGAATATATCGACGTCGCCAAAGCCTTCTTCGAGGATGATGAACCGGGTCTCGTCAATGGCGTCCTCGACCGTCTAGCGCATGAGCTGCGAGACGCTGAGCTCGGCGACAAGAAGGCCGATGGTGCCGCCTGA
- the ribH gene encoding 6,7-dimethyl-8-ribityllumazine synthase, giving the protein MSAAKKLLIIEARFYDDLADALAEGAIKTIEAAGATYDRVAVPGVLEIPAALSMAMTAMEGDGVLYDGFVLLGVVIRGETTHYDIVANESNRVVMDLIVDADLAVGNGILTVENSDQAWARAKVDDKNKGGAAAQAALDMIALRERLGV; this is encoded by the coding sequence ATGAGCGCTGCAAAGAAACTTCTGATCATCGAAGCTCGCTTCTACGACGATCTTGCCGATGCGCTTGCTGAAGGTGCTATCAAGACCATCGAGGCCGCTGGTGCCACCTATGACAGGGTTGCTGTGCCAGGTGTCCTGGAAATTCCGGCAGCTTTGTCCATGGCCATGACTGCAATGGAAGGTGACGGCGTTCTGTATGACGGTTTTGTGCTTCTAGGCGTGGTGATCCGCGGTGAAACAACTCACTACGATATCGTTGCCAATGAATCGAACCGTGTGGTCATGGATCTGATTGTGGACGCGGATCTTGCGGTCGGAAACGGGATTTTGACCGTCGAAAACAGCGATCAGGCGTGGGCGCGTGCAAAAGTAGACGACAAGAACAAAGGCGGAGCTGCAGCTCAGGCGGCCCTGGACATGATCGCCCTGCGTGAACGCCTCGGAGTATAA
- a CDS encoding riboflavin synthase — translation MFTGIVTDLGEVLSVEDVPAGKQTRIRTTYDTDTFDIGASISCSGVCHTVTAKQNSSDGNWFEVVSAAETLALTNVSTWTAGQKINLERSLTLGAELGGHLVLGHVDGLATVTKRENHPESVYFQFEATGETAPFIAKKGSVALDGTSLTVNEVEGRLFSVFLIPHTLEVTTWSERQVGDKINLEVDMMARYAARLAEFSKTG, via the coding sequence ATGTTCACCGGCATTGTGACCGACCTTGGCGAAGTTCTTTCAGTTGAAGATGTTCCAGCTGGCAAACAGACACGGATACGGACCACATACGACACGGACACGTTCGATATCGGAGCGTCGATTTCCTGCTCCGGCGTCTGTCATACGGTGACAGCAAAACAAAACTCTTCCGATGGCAACTGGTTCGAGGTTGTTTCCGCGGCAGAAACACTTGCGCTTACGAATGTGTCCACATGGACTGCTGGCCAGAAGATCAACCTTGAGCGATCGCTGACACTTGGCGCTGAGCTCGGTGGTCATCTGGTGTTGGGTCATGTTGACGGACTGGCGACCGTCACGAAGCGGGAAAATCATCCCGAAAGCGTCTATTTTCAGTTCGAGGCAACTGGGGAGACAGCTCCCTTCATTGCCAAGAAAGGCTCAGTCGCGCTTGATGGAACCTCGTTGACCGTCAATGAGGTTGAAGGACGACTGTTTTCGGTATTTCTCATTCCGCATACGCTCGAGGTGACCACTTGGTCAGAACGTCAGGTCGGCGACAAGATCAATCTGGAAGTTGATATGATGGCGCGATATGCAGCGCGTCTTGCGGAATTCTCCAAGACCGGGTAG